From the Papaver somniferum cultivar HN1 chromosome 2, ASM357369v1, whole genome shotgun sequence genome, the window CGGCTCCAATTGAAAAAGGGGTCCTATCACAGATGATGAGTAATAATCATTATTACGTGGTAATGGTACGTAGTTACTCAGGATTAAGGGTCTGTTTCGTAGCCGTCAAAAACTTAAATAAACGAGAAATGAGTATCTCCACTTTATTGTAATCCGTTATTGGGGcgacatggtttattagagggaccGTATTCTAATAGGATAAAAaggatcattacatgatcattgtgtcttttataaaaaaaatattagaaatgacaaattaatcctcataattgataacctactTTAATGATGATAAttaagtttagtgttaatgattaatttcacttatattaactcaaaatcaaaaccaaaatcagatttttagagttaaaaaaaaagtttagaggagaaggtcaatctcaatcaattgaggaaattaaccaacaaaaatgaagaaccaggaccTCAAAATGatcgggtatacttctaaattagtcccaactagctttttgttgctcaaagttatctaaattacgtaaaaaattcatttttttttacattttcagagctaattacggttggaattttgctcataaccaaccgtaaatcgaaattacggttcgtaaaagatgaactaccaaccgtaactggttaaatttgaagaaaacccaatcgtaaaaccagttacgattggtaactaaatgctcgataccaaccgtaactcagttaggttgataaccaaatgctcgataccaaccgtaactgaattacggttggtaaccaaatgctcgataccaaccgtaactgagttacgattcgtaaactaaaatggttaccaaccgtaactgaagaaaattctcagatataagaacatacggttggtaattgaactattaccaaccgtaacaacatcaaaatatccagttacggttcgtaattgagttaaaatcaaccgtaactcacataaacccagaaatttcaattttaattttcatttaaaaccttaatttttgatataaattaaacttaaatcgaacaaaataaacaaatcctaattgggttttcaaaacatacctcatataagtcattacactacacttgattaattttcgaatcgtcaattagtcgaagatgatgaaattttgagttttaatggaggttacggttgatgggaggaggaaaagagaagaagaaagaaaacaaattttcaatttaactttgatttaggttaaaaaacgGGGAGagtaatctagttaatttacacTTTTTATAGGACATCCCCAACTAAgtagagggacattactatcacactgtcGCCTCTCTAATAAACCATGGCGTACATGGAACTAGTTACATTTTATTAGGGGCCACCCACCATCACAATCATCTCTCTAATTTAACTCACGTGGGTTATTTCTTCTTAGTTACGAATTTCCGAAATACATATTTCACCTCGTGCTAAGAAACGACATGTTCCAAAGTGTGTGTTATCTTAGAGTACTCCGTGCCATCAATTCCAGTGCTGATATCAACCATGGTAGCATCTAACTTTGAGTGCAGTATATGATTAAGGAGTACGTTATCTGTAATTTGTTCTGATCAATGATCAGATGGAGCTCACCTTTATATGCATGTATGCGCGCACGAAGCAGTAGGGGTGGGGTTACTTGTTAAGAAATCATCGGCAGGGAAGGATTGCGTTTAAAGGTGAAAAGTGTAAGAAAGATGAGCAAGTAATAGTGGATGAATGGCTGGTTTAGGACGGTGATTACATTGAAACCAGCACTTTTTTGTGCATTGGTGATGGCCTAACAGATCATCATATCTGTACGTAGTCTTGTAGGTAGGTTTAATTTCTCATCTCACTCACCATTCCCCACTTTTATTACTACtgatttatttattaccattaTTACTTTCTACTTTACACTCCCCCCCATCTCATCAAAAGTGGGTCCTAACATCACTGCATTCCACACGTATAATTTTTAAACAGAGTAGTCGGTGACATTTGTAATTTCGGGCAACCGTTGGATTTCGATGTCTGGAAAGGTTTACGTTTCATAGAAGGCTAGATGAGACAGAGATTGACTACAGATATACTTTACTcatctaagagcatccacagtcatggagtcgaccaaatgccaaatagcagaccaaaaactaaaaaaaattggcATTTTACACTGAGCAACCACAGTCGTGGAAGACTATTTTTAGTCAGGCGGAAGTATAACAAACGCCCcagttcaggcgcacttttaatgaccgtcccAGTTCAGGCGCGCTTTTAATGACCGTCTCATTCAGGCGCATTTTTAATGTCCGCctcattcaggcgcacttttaatgaccgtctgatatcaggcgcatttttaatgtgcgcctgattcaggcgcacttttaatgtccgtctaattcaggcgcacttttaatgatcgcctgatttcaggcgcactttcaatgaccgcctgattcaggcgcacttttaatgaccgcctgattagtgaatttacataaatattagccactaatcttcttctaataacgtattagcccactaaacgagtgaatataccaacgtcccattggggcgtacaTTAAAGCAACGTCCCATTGGAACGTAAaatataccaacgtcccattggggcgtacaatataactacgtctgtgttggggcgtatgtattacatgcgtttggttaggcggagtttatagatgcgcctgattcatacgttaattatacttccgtctgatttcatacggtcactaaaatctcgtctgctttcatacgctattaatacttccgtcccactatatttCGTTTAGTCTGGGTtaacgaccacatttggtctgaaaccctaattttggcgatcaaatttgggtttggtcCCTTCCGTTGCGGCATATTCtgagaccaaatttgagtttagtccccaaatttggccgtgactgtggttgctctaaatgCTATAAAAACATGGAACGAGTGATGAAGTCATCGTTTAGATGTGTGGTATTTAACTCGGAGTGCTTCAACTTGATAACAAAATATTCCTAGAGAACTTTTTATCAACAGAAAGTTGTGGACAGAGAAAAtggtggaagagaaagaagttggGGGAGTGATGAAAAAATCAAGATTTAATAGTATTTGTGTCTTCTGTGGGAGTAGTACTGGTAAAAGAGATTGTTATAGAGATGCAGCTCTTGACTTGGGAAAAGAACTGGTAATTTAAAGTCATGTACTCTGTGCATTATTCTCTCCATCTCCTGCATTTCCTGAACCCCATATATGATGATACGATCCCCATACGTCCTCACTTTTGTATATGTTGATGACCTCGTCCTGTACAGGTCTCTAAAAGATTGAGGCTTGTGTATGGAGGTGGAAGTATTGGGTTGATGGGTTTGGTCTCCCAAGCTGTTCATCAGGGTGGCGGCCATGTTCTTGGGTAAGTCTCTCTATCCCCCACCCCTCTCTTTTCAGCATGGTTtctgattatttatttttctttttctgattttgttttctcattatctGTTTTCTTCAGGATCATCCCCAAGACTCTGATGGGCAAAGAGGTGCATAATAGTGAAGTAGTCATGGTTTTACTAGAAATATACATGCATCTTGGCTAACTCACTTGAAAACTGTCACTGCAGCTAACAGGTGAAACATTTGGAGAAGTAATAGCCGTCGCAAACATGCATGAAAGAAAAGCCGAAATGGCTCGTCATTCTGATTGCTTCATTGCCTTGCCAGGTATAGTATTCATAAATGATCGCTATTCTCTTTCTTTAAttaatctttattatttcttaatGTATTTTCTTTTCTTGCAGGTGGATATGGGACTCTAGAGGAGCTATTAGAGGTCATAAGTTGGGCACAGCTTGGCATCCATGACAAACCCGTAAGAGAAGTAAATTCTTTAGATCAGTGAGCTAGAAAGCTGAGGATATTTATCAATATGTTCAGCAGAATAAAAGCTGTCTTCAATAAATATTATAGATAGTACTGCAATGCTAATTAAAAAATGTGGAAAattgatcatttgtccaaatatttttaaaacatggttcaaatggacgagtaaatatTATCATGAGTGAAATGGACATATAAAAAACTAGCAAGGATGAAACAAGATTCATCccgatttaaacttaaaaattagcaagaatgaaactggatgcatcctgatgtaaatcaaaaataagaaaaagtatttaaaagttagtaggatgaaactgtttacatccttactatttttacatttttatccatttaaacagtattaaaatctaaatgtccttttcacccagaaattgttgattttgatctttttaaccaattttgtgttaaaaaTGTAGGATGATCGGTTAGGGATTTGAAAGTTGGACGTATTTTTTAACATGAAAAATGTAATAATATGAAGTAATGATACTGCCGTGCAGGTTGGATTACTGAATGTAGATGGGTACTACAACTATCTCCTTACATTCATAGAGAAAGCTATCGATGATGGTTTCGTCACTCCTTCTCAACGTCATATTATTGTCTCTGCTACAAACCCTAAAGAACTTGTTCAGAAACTTGAAGTATGTTTAGTCACTTTAATTAGTACTACTCACTATTGCTTTATGAAAACCATTGTGAATCAATGAATAGAATTACCTCATTTAAAATTCATGACTTTGGACGTAGAAACTAAGATAGATGGACAAAGTGGAAGGCATTACTTTATAAAGTTAAAGTCCGTTTACTCACTTTAGTACTACTCACTGCTGCTTTATGAAAGCTAAATTAAGTCCGTTTTCTTCGTGGTCTATTTATTTCATGTGGAATTAGTTGCTTACTTTCAAAAGGTTTATCTAATGAGCGGAAGGGATGGCGGTTTTGTTTTGCTTAGGAGTACGTTCCTGTGCATGATGGGATTGTCGCCAAAGATAAATGGGAAATGGAACAGGTCGAATTAAATGCTACTTTGCCGGCTGAGATAGCTCGCTAACTGTAGCCGAAGAACTAATGATAGCCCTAGATGGAAAAACGCTTGCCTAAGTTAAAGAAGAAAACAGATCATATATTACATGCTGACATGCATCAAAGCAGCTGATGGGGGGACTTTCTGGGCTTCTCGTTTTTACTTTATATATACCAGTATACCACTAATTTAGCTGGGTGCAtacttcttattttctctaatcATATGTACTAGTATTATATTATATATGTTATTGTTTCAGGCGTTTTGATAAATAAGATATGACTAGTAGGAACCAGGAAGTACAACTACAAGTAGTAGATGTAAATCAGCTGAAATATGGTTGGTTTGGATATGTATAGTTATGAAGCAAAAGGTGTATGTCGGTATACGGaatcttattttttttattttttttattttttttgaaaagaagtcTCGTTATTTTATTAAATATGAACTTCTCTGGTGTATGGTATCCCATCGAATCATTCGTTACAATTACGTTTAGGAAATCGGGGCATGTATGCTCCCATATGTTTGTCcaaatgttgttgttgttatttcctGATTGTAGTTGTTTCTTTGCCGCATAATTTGCTAGTCCATCTGCCGTTTGGTTTGCTTTCCTATATACGTGTGTTATCACGTATTGTTGAATGTGATTGAGATGACTGCGAATCTTCTGTAGCATAGATTGAATGATCCACGGGGTTTCCGAAGCTTGCTGCACAATGAGAGCCAACAACGTCGTCGAGTCTGTTTCAAACTGTATATTGTCTCATTCCTTTGTAACCGCCATTTTAGTAGCTAAGAGGAAAGCCCATGTTTTCACCACCAGGGATGTTTTGATACCAATTGGCGCCGCCATTGCCATGATAACTGATCATGTGAGTCTTTGCATATCTAACCTGCTGCTTTCGGTCTACCTTGGTTGTCATTTTCCTAGCTCCATTTGTATTAATTTTCATCCAGTTTGGTGTTGGTGTATTCCATTTAACCCAGATGGTTGTAGTGTTTCTTCTTGTATGTTGGCCGGTTTTCGTTTGGTTGTGGATATGATGTTGTATAGCCCATTTGTATTCTTGACTAAGCAGCATAGCTATATAGAAAGTTTGTCGTGGTGTTTGGATGATGTTGTTGTACACCTTAGCATTTTTTGTAACTAGATATTCCATATCATGAAACAACACAGTGTGAAGTCCTTTTGGGATGCATTCAACTTCAAGAATTCTTCAAAATTTGTTGGTAGCTGCAGTGTCGGTGTTGTCGTGTCTCCTCCTCTCTGTTGTTGGTGATGCGGGGTCGCCCTAGTCTGTTGATGTGGCTGACCGATTATGGCTGGTAGTGAGTGTGGTGGTAGGACAATGCCATTATAAGTATTGTGTTGTTCTGCATCACTGTTGGCATGTTTACACCCGAGCTCCCATGCCCTTTTGGCCATAGGGCATTCAAAAAGGCAATGCTGGTTTGACTCCGGTTGTAGGTTACATATAGGAAATATGTTGGTGCTCGTTATGCGCCTATAGTGTAAAGCTGCGAATGTAGGTAGTCCATCATAGCTGACTTTCCAGAGGAAAAGTCTGATTTTTTGAGGGCAATCTGCTTTCCAAATAGATTTGTATTTTTGTTCCATGTAACTGGTACTAGTTGGTTGTTCGGATTTTTTGTGGATGGGTGTGGCTGTATTAGCACTTCATATCCACTTTTGACTGTATATTGCCCTTTTTTAGAGTGCGGCCAAACTGGTTTGTCTGGGGTTGGAGGATTTGGAATATGCATGGCTTTGATTGAATTGCTGATGTTCAGTGGGAACAGCTGATCCAACATATTGGTATTCCAATTAAATGAGCGTGGTTCAAATAATGTACTAACCAGATTATTACCTGCCGCTCACATAGCTAACGTATTTGCATGCATGGGTATCCAGTTCTCATTAATTGCAGTTGACTTTCCATCTCCTATTTGGATTGCATAATTTGCCTGCACAAAGGGAGAAATTTTAGTTAGATTTTTCCATGCCGGCTTGCTGAAGTCTGAGGCCGTGGTATTCTTCTCAAAATCGACTCCTGTGGCATGTATTTGGATCTATACATGTTGTTGCAGAGTGTATCTGGTTTAGCATGTATCTGCCATACCCTTTTACCCAATAGTGCAAAATTATGTTTCCTGGTGTTCCTTATTACGAGTCCTCCCTGTTTTATTGGCAGATTGAGTTTCTCCTTACCAACCATATGCAATTTCCTGGTTGCCTTATCATGTCCCTAGAATAAGTTTCGTGCAATTTTTTCTATTTTGTGGTGGACATGTGCAGGTAGCAATTGAGTCTGCATAATGTGGTTAGCTGTCGGCAGGAGGCTTGAGTTTATGAGAAGCCATCTGCCTGCCTGGTTGAGACACTTCGCCATCCATCCTTTGGCCTTTCTCTCCATCCTTTGTAGTAATTAAGCAAAAATTGGTGAAGAGTTTCTCCGTTGCTTGAATTCCACACCTAAGTATTTAGGTGGGTTGTGTGTAATTGGTATGTCGAAACTTGCTGATAGCCAATCCTTGGTATTCTGTGTTGTATTTGGGTGTACAATGATGACTGATTTATGTAAATTGATTGCTTGTCCGGCTAAAGTAGAATAGCTGTGCAATATTCTGTTGAGATTATCACTAGTCTTCTGATCAGCTGAACAAGAGATGAGTAAGTCATCTGCATACATCAGGTGAAGTATATGTGGAGTATTTGTTGAAATACTCAATCCTTTCAGCTTTCCTTCATTTTCTAGTAAAGCTAGATTGGTAGACAGAATTTCAGCACACATAATGAATATGTATGGTGATAAGGGGTCCCCTTTTCTGAGGCCTCTCATTGGCTTGATGTGACCCAGTGGAGATCCATTGATATTGATAGAGTATATCACTGATGTTATGCACAACATTATATATTCCACAAACTTAGCTGGGAAACCCAAGGAAACTAAGGTTTGTTTCACGAAACCCAAGTCTAGACTATCATATGCTTTATTGATATCTAGTTTTATGGaaatttttgggttttttgttGGTGGTGTCGAACGAATGTGGTGGAAAATCTCAGTGGTAATGGCTATGTTGTCATGGATTGCTCTATTAGGTACAAAAGCACTTCGGTATGAACTAATCATGAACTGTAGTATCGGTCTTAATCTATCCACCAGAAGTTTGGATATAATTTTGTATACTACATTACAGAGTCTGATTGGCCTAAAATCATTTGGATTGTttgggttttctgattttgggatgAGGTGATGTTGGTGTGGTTGAAAGGTGTTGCTAGTtccagtttctaaaaaaaattggtCACCAGGTTGATGATTTGGGTATTTGTTGTGTTCCAAAAAACCTTAAAGAACTTACTTGTGTATCCATCTGGTCCTGGTGCTTTTTCTGATCCAATAATTTGCAGAGCTTGGTGTATTTCCTCATTGGTTGGTGGTTTCATCAGTTGAGTACAGTGATACTGTGATATTCTTGGGGAAATGTTGGTGAATAGTTTCATATCTATCACCGTGGGTTCTGCTATGTATTGTTGTTCAAAATGTTGCACCATCATTGTCACAATTTGTCTTGGGTTGTAAACCCATTTGTTGGTCTTGTAGTTGGTGAATGTGGTTGATTCTATTGTTGATGGTCGCTTTGGTGTGGAAAAACCTAGTGTTGAGATCTCCATTTTTCAACCATTTCTGTTTGGGCTCTCTGCTTCTAGTATTCATCATGACAGTGAAGTAACATTAAATGCGTGTTTCGTGTCTCTGTTTCATGTTGGAGccagaattttaattcaccaccAGTTGTTGTTGCACACTTTGATTATGCCAGTTGGATTTGGAATTCTGCTTCCTTTAGCAGTTCAGGTAGGTCACCAAAGGTTTGCTTGTGCCATTGTTGGAGAGCTATGGATGTTCCTTTCATCTTTTCTAGCATATTTTGTCCTGCATATTCTGCATTGTCATGTGAATTCTGCTTTTGCCATGTTGCTATTACAATATCTTTCATTTGTGGGTGTAGAAACCACAGATGTTTTATGCGGAAGTTTTTAGTGTGCCTTCTTGTCATAGCCCTCTCTTGCAACAAAAGTGGAGCGTGATCTGAACCAACTCTCAGTAGATGTATGATCAAAGCATGTGGGTGATCATCCAACCATGTTGGGTTGCCATACCTCTGTCTAGTCTTTccatgataaagtttccatcaaTTTGGTTATTGGTCCAAGTGTATGCATCACCCTGAAAGCCTAAATCAATAAGGCCATGAGtattgatgaaattgttgaaaaTTCTCACTTGGCTATTTGTCACAGGTCTTCCGCCTTTCTTCTCATGTTGTTCAATGATTTCATTAAAATCTCCCATAAGTAGTCATGAGACAGTTGGTGTAGAGACGATGGTATCAAAGTTTTGCCAAAACATTCTTGGAGTTGGTCGAGGGGGTCCATAAACGCCAGTAAACATCCATGGTTGAGAAGGTTGAGTTGAGTTGGACTGATGTAGGCATGAATAACATTTTGGTCCGCAACTAAGACTGATACATTGAGGTGGGAAGTCCACATCAAGCAGAGGCCACCTCTATGTCCCTCACAAGGTACAGTAAAAGatccaaaaaaaaactaaagaagtTCCCAAAAAAAACATATGCGAAGCAGTCTCTAAAGTTTCAGACAAGGAAATTAAAGAAGGTCTAAATTTGCATAAGTAATCATGCAATTTAGACACTGTCAAGGTAATGTGAATACCTTGACAGTTCCAGGCCATGTAACTCATTTCTTATGCGGGTGTTGGTTCAAGCCAACACCTCGCGCAATTTTTTGTTCAACATCTGCAATAGTCCTTGCATCTAAGGATAATCTCCGTGCTAGTTTGACTGGATTAGTAGGATTGTTGGATCCATTCTCTTTGTTCATCTCAGCATTTGTGTGCGTTCTTTGGTTTGTTGGGGTGTCAGAAACATTGGGGATCTGTGAATGTTGATTATGTCCTCTGGTAATCCTCAGTTTTCTAATTCTTGGAGTTGGGATTTCAAATGCCGACACTTTGGGTCTAGTTGTGTATTGTAGTTCCAGTTGAGCTATGGAGGCAAATTTGCGTGCTTTAGCTGGTGGAGGCTATGCCGCAAATTCTGGTGTGTTAGGGAGCATCAGGTTTTCTGGTAGCTTTGTTGGTGCTTTGACAGTCCTTCTTTTGTAGGTTCTTAACGGTTTCATAATTtcatggtgattttccggtccagcatttgtgattacaattactTCCGGTTTTCCATTGACATTAAGGACAAAAGATTCACTTTAGCATCCTTGCGTTGTAACACATTCAATAGcactttagtataatcatttgtGAAGAAAGCTAGCATTCTATTGATACCCGGTTTAGCTCTGGGTTGTGGGGAAGTATTCAATTTCGGGTCTTGCTGCTGATCCGATGAACTTGAATCTTTTGCAGGGTTTTCATCCAGGTGGGCCTTTCCTTCGCCTTTTTTACCGGGATTTGCCCGGGTTAATTATCACCTCTGTGCTTATGGTGCTCCACCTGTGAGTCGACTCCCAGTATTTTCTGAGCTGGCATATCTGACATGGCGTTATATGGGTCCTGTTGTTCAGATATTTTCCCGACATTCCTTAACTCTGCGGAGGATTTCTCCGTAGATTTTGCATGGGCACAATCTTTATTGCACTCTTTTTACGGCTGAGATAATTGGCTTGTTGCAGTAACTTTGTCAGACTTTTTTTGCGGGGTTACCGGGCTCCATGCTAAACCGCGCCGAGTCATTTCATCAGAGAGACGAGTTGGGAACGGTGGTGGGTTTGATGACTTAGTAACCCTAGAAATGTAAATCTTCTCCTTCTGAGAATCTTGTATTGGTTCTGTGAAGTTCTTTCCTTGTTGTTGTTCGTTCTGGAGGGAAGTATCCTGTTGATGTTGTTCTCTTGCAAGTTCAGCTTGTGTTGATGATGATTCCCCTAAAACTATGTTTGTAGCTCGATATTGTTGCATGCAGTTCACTCTTGAAGTTTTTGGGGTTGAAGCCTCAATCTTTGCATTGAGTTTTCCATAAGGAAAATTTGGGAAACTTCTATTGTTCATAGATTGTTCTACTCCTAAGAAGTTTGTACAGTCCTTGAACATATGCCTTGGGAATCCACATAGGAAGCATAATAATGGAATGTTTTCATATGAAGATTGAACCCATGTACCTTTGAAAATATTTAGCATCACTCCTGGAATGAATGGCTTGTTTAGATCCATCATAACATAAACTCTTGGCGGTGAACTCTCCATGTCCACTTGCAATACAGTTCATGTCTCAGATCTTTCTATGAGGTCCTTGATCGCGTCTTCATCAGTAAAAAATCTGGGTAGGTTTAGAACTTGAAGCCAAAAGGGGGAGAACTTAAAGCAGAGGGTTGGGTATTGAGCAAAAAAATTCCAATCTTCAAATAAGATGACATGCGGTCCTGCTACCCATGGTTGATTTGCGATAATGAAATCTTTGTCTCTATGATATTTTAGAGACATCTGAATGACATGCAAGGTTGAACTTGTTTCAATGTGGTGGATCTGGATGGGGAAAAGTTTGTTATCTAACACTCTTTTGATTTGGTAAAAGTCATCATACCCTCCTACCACTTTGACTGCAACATTGTGTTCATTTTGAGATTGCATGAGACTCTGCATTCTTTCTGTGAGTTGGAAGATTGGGATATGAAGTTCCTTTTTTGTGTGGAAAAAAGTTTATTTTAACTTGTTTTATGGTGGGGTTTTGTGATGGATTGATTTGTTGTTACCTTTCTGATTATGATGGTCGGGTGATTGTTCCTgagaaaagttttggttagaTTCTTCCTTTTTGTTAATTTTCTCGGTGCTACTCGAGACAGATGCAGTTGAAAAGGAGAAGAAGGTTTGATTAGAATCCTAAGAAAGGTTTTTATTCTTCTCCTTTAGGTTATCTTTTTGAGGAGATGGATCTTCTGGGGGAACCACGCATGGTGTTTGTTGCGAGTTTCCTGGTTGCTTTTCAGAAGAGGAGTTGTGAGGAATTGGTTTATGCAGGTTTGTTGTCGAGGTAGCGCGCCAAAGATTGGTGGTTGAAGGAGGTGCATGTTTTTCCATTGGTATTCACGTAGGTGATGGTAAAGAAGGGATAAAAATTCTCTGTAATTCAGACACCAATTTGTCTTGTGAGAAGAACCTCCAGTTGTGTTTCCCAAATCGTATAGAATCTTGCACGAATCTAGGGTTAAACACGTAACGATTGGAAGAATGTTCTTTGTTAAACAAGAAGCAAGAATCGGTGTTGATGTGAAGAATTTAGTTTACCTTGACTCTATTCAATGCCTACGGCcattttttctctttcttgtcACTTGCATGGAATCTAATATAGTTATGAAGCAAAAGGTGTTTGATTTCTCTTTTTATTGTTGTATATAGGTACTGAAACCAGAAAACTTCAGAATTACTTCCTGAAGAGTTTTGGTGTTAATTGGGTCTTCTCTGAGAGTGTCAAATCAAAAATTTGGGAGTGGAGGAATAAAAAAAGTAATTAAATGGTGAAGAAAATTTGGGGAATTCTTCCTTTTGCAATGAGAAATTGGGTCAATTGCCCAAACATATTTAAAACAtagttctaatggacgagtaaaaattagtatgggtgaaattgacaccaaaaaaatagcaagaattaATCTGGATTCATCTTGgcttaaaattaaaaaatagtgagggtgaaactggatgcatcctgatgtaaattaaaaataataaaaagtatttgaaaatggttaggatgaaactatttacatcctggctatttttacattctcgtccatttaaacagtatcaaattttacatgtctttttcacccaggaattgtcatTATTGGGGTTAATTGGCCAATTTCGTGTTTTGCAATTTGGGGGAACATAGGAGAGGAATTGCAAACTATACAACAATAAGAAGAGAAGATTGGAACATCTTATTATCTCTGTAAAATGTACTATGTATAATTGGTTTGTGCATACTAAGCTCTTTGAGGTTATTCACTAAGTACTCTAATCTGTATCTGGAATGGTGTTATTGATAACAACTAACTTTTTGCTTGCCCTTCATCTCATCATTTTGATGAATGAAGCTCTTAATATATCTTGCCCTTTTCTTttcaaaacaacaacaactatGCATGTTTCATGCTAATGTAAATAATTTTATGGTGGAAATGTCAAATATCTATTATGAACGCGGAGTTGTCTAAAATCGAGTGTTAAAAGCGAAGTCGTCTAAAATCGAGTGGTATACTTGTCCGAACGAAGTATTATGAAACATGTGCATATTCTCATCCTATTCAGACTTTAGGGACAAAAACATGgagctgtattttttttttcctcgaaGTTTCACTTTTTCCGCTTCTAAAAACAGTGGCGGAACTAATAATTTGATTGGAGACTTGAGAGTTGGAGTACTATTTTCTTATCGGAACTTAGACATATTCTCGTGCACCATGTAAAAAATTCTATTTGGCATATTAGGTGGCATGGCATGTCAAAAGTTCTATTTAGCATATTAGGTGGCATGACAAATTAGTTGTGAGAAACATATGATCTAATATTATTGAGAAACGTATTTTCAGATAATCTTTTGAAAGAGTATTACACAGTATTTAAGGACAGTTATTTGTTGTCCTAACAAGACCAGGAAACTGACATGACATAGGTCAAGTCAACATTGATTTGACACACACTTTATTGACACACTTACATATATCTAATATACCCCCCTCAATGTGATACTAACAGACACAATAT encodes:
- the LOC113352942 gene encoding cytokinin riboside 5'-monophosphate phosphoribohydrolase LOG5-like, producing the protein MVEEKEVGGVMKKSRFNSICVFCGSSTGKRDCYRDAALDLGKELVSKRLRLVYGGGSIGLMGLVSQAVHQGGGHVLGIIPKTLMGKELTGETFGEVIAVANMHERKAEMARHSDCFIALPGGYGTLEELLEVISWAQLGIHDKPVGLLNVDGYYNYLLTFIEKAIDDGFVTPSQRHIIVSATNPKELVQKLEEYVPVHDGIVAKDKWEMEQVELNATLPAEIAR